Proteins from a genomic interval of Arachis ipaensis cultivar K30076 unplaced genomic scaffold, Araip1.1 Aipa1311, whole genome shotgun sequence:
- the LOC107624624 gene encoding G patch domain-containing protein 11: RGSLSYVQISGKKDPPISSSKNKLKTLSWQERRKLERERKQKEEDEQTLAKVEAPIPQSNIGFKLLKQMGYTPGAALGKEGLGRAEPVGIEIRRSRAGIGLDDPHKEKRKKEEIIAERKRRKEEDLMQDFGLRQKSRWQSKRVVANFHKAKVALDQLENREIIEPEKNEDDEEKEDEEEEEITEEVRN; this comes from the coding sequence AGAGGATCCCTTTCTTATGTGCAGATCTCTGGCAAGAAAGACCCTCCGATCAGCTCTTCCAAGAATAAGTTAAAAACACTCAGCTGGCAAGAACGGCGAAAACttgaaagagaaagaaaacagaAAGAAGAGGATGAGCAAACATTGGCAAAAGTGGAAGCTCCAATACCACAATCCAACATTGGGTTTAAGCTGCTCAAACAAATGGGTTATACGCCCGGTGCTGCCCTTGGCAAAGAGGGTTTGGGTAGGGCTGAGCCAGTGGGGATTGAGATTCGACGATCGCGAGCTGGTATTGGCCTAGATGATCCTCACAAGGAGAAGAGGAAAAAGGAGGAAATCATCGCTGAGAGAAAAAGGAGGAAAGAGGAGGATCTAATGCAAGACTTTGGGTTGAGACAGAAGTCGCGATGGCAGAGTAAGAGAGTTGTAGCCAATTTCCATAAGGCAAAGGTTGCCCTTGATCAATTAGAGAATAGAGAAATCATTGAACCGGAAAAGAATGAGGATGATGAAGAAAAggaagatgaggaagaggaagaaataACAGAAGAGGTACGTAACTAA